The genomic window GCGTCGAGCCTCCTCGACGCGCTGCTTTCGATGATTACTGGCGGCACACATTAGAGAGTTCCTTTCCTGGCGGTAGCCACAAGGGGGTTCAGGGGCAAAGCCCCTGGCGAGCAGCGAATCGGATACAGAGGCGAGCGAAGCGACCCGATGTATTCGGTTTGCCTTGCTCGCTCCACACCATTGACGGGAGCGCTATCCCTGGGTCTACGGCTTTCCTCGTAGACGCCGATCACGGCTGCCCCTTGGAAACTCGATCCACATGCTCATATGTTGGAGGCGACTGAAGAATGGCGCGCCGTATCGCATAATCAGCGCTTCGGCAGTGCAATTGGTCGTGCAGCTGGTGGAACGGTAGTGGTCATACCGAGCCCGGATTAACCGGTCAATGAATGCAATGCCCCGGTCATATTCTCGCCCCCCACGCTCCTTGATCTCCCCGCCGAGGTCATCCAAGAACAGAAAATCTGCCTGTGCGAGTCGACGAAAGAGGCGCTCCTGATCAGCAGGATGGAGAGCCATGCTGCGCCACTCGGTGACAAGATCTAGGACACTCCTCCAAATGGCTGGTGAATTAGCAGGATCGAATTGGTTCGGAATTCCATATGCGTACTTCTTAAGGAGTTGATGCTTTGCAAGTGCAGCCATAGCGTAGGTTTTACCCACACCTGTTGTGCCCGCCAACACCACTCCATTGGGTCGAACCTTTGGCGGCGCCTGGAAGGGTATCTGCTCCAAAGTATTTCGGAGAGGTTCTTCAATTTGGCTAATGTCGGCAGCCAACTCTGCCGGCATTACACCTGCATTTTCTAGAAGCATCCGAATAGAAGATGCATTGCAACGCGGAGCTGTATCGAATGAAAGCTCTTCAGGCATGGATCACACCTCCGTGCCATGAGAGTCGCCCTCTCGAAACTGATCAATGAGTGCTCGGTCCGAATCTGTAAGGTCGTCCCTCGATCGAATCGGGGGCTTCGTATCCAGCGTCTGTGCGAGAAGATTCGCAATGCTTTTCTTCTGAAATAGCCACGGCAAACTTGCCCGCCATCCATGAGGACCCGAACCAAGGTAAAACGGCAACTTTGGGATGCGTCGGATGGCCTCAAGGATCTGTTCCAGGCCTCCAATTTCCTCGACGATTGCATCAATTCCACCAGGGAGATCCCTCGCCGTTCCCTGAGAGATCACGCCACTAGTGCCATTTGCCATTGAATTCCAAACGGATAGGATCTCCATAGCTATTGGATGGTTGGATAGGTCGATCGCCTGGTGTTGCTTCCTCCGATGTTTTGAGTACGGATTCCTTGGTTTTTCGCATGGTAGTTCCGCTTCCAATGTCGTTGGAGCACCTTCGGGATCTGTGTCTGGGTTCCATCTTCCGTAGGCAGACCGACGTCGCTTTTCCGAAAGTGTCATTGCCTCTTGCCGCTCCGCCTCGATGCGAGGATGGACATAGTGCGTCTCTCCAATCGGTTCAAATTCGAAGCGAATGAAAGGCCACGATCGGACAACAGTTTTTTCAGTTACTCGCAACAGGCGAGCAAGAATGCATAGGTCCTGTGGAATCTTTTCTGAAATCATGCAATGCACAGAGCACAAAATCAGAACACCGATAGCTTCCGCAAGGAATTCTGGAGGAGCTTGAATTAATACAGGATTGTACAGAATATCTTTTATATATATTCTTATGTATTCACTTATGATTCTCGATTGAAATGCGTTTGAACCGTAGCCGCTATGCATGTGCTCTCCAAGCGCACACCTGCGGATTGCGGTTTTGGTCGTGGTCTCCCTTCGGCCAGCTACAAATTTGACGGGTGCCCGCCCCCGACAGCAGAGTGCTCATCACTTCCCCTCTCCCTCAGAGGTCTCAAGAGAGTCGAGCCATCTCTGCAAGTCCGAGACTCTGATCAACCGGACTTTCCCCCGTTTCAGGTAGGCCAGCTTTTTATCTTTCATGGCTAGGTAGAGGGAAGTCCGATCTACCCCGCTGTACTGAACAGCCTGCGCGACGCGCAGTGTATATGGTGGTATCGCTGCATGCATTGGTGCCTCCTCGCACGGTCCGGAGCACGGCCGGATGCAAGGAGGATCTGATTTTCGTCCAACGCCAACCTGTAGATATGTTTAGTGAGGTAGGTGAATCAAATATGTGCTAGGCCGACCCTTTCCCAACCTGGACCATTCAGGAGCTCCGCTGACTTGGGGTGGCTGGGAAAGGGCATCTCCGGGTAGGGCGGATCATTGTCGTCCTGTATTCGAGGGCAGCGAGAAAGGGTTGGGGTTAAAAATGTCGGAAATTGGTCAATAGACGGGAATACGCACTTAATTCTTTCCCCATTTGGCCCAGTACGTATGCAACTACCAACATATGGTTTTATTTCATTTAACCAATCTTCGATTTCTTTTTTATGATTTTT from Geothrix sp. includes these protein-coding regions:
- a CDS encoding helix-turn-helix domain-containing protein encodes the protein MHAAIPPYTLRVAQAVQYSGVDRTSLYLAMKDKKLAYLKRGKVRLIRVSDLQRWLDSLETSEGEGK